One genomic region from Candidatus Chlorobium masyuteum encodes:
- the topA gene encoding type I DNA topoisomerase has product MASKAATPSARNRTLIVVESPSKAKTINKYLGDKYTVFASVGHIKDLPKKEIGLDFEHHYEPRYEIIAGKEKVVRQLKKLAAEADEILIATDPDREGEAIAWHISNEIGATKKPVFRVLFNEITKNAIIAAIQEPRQIDYRLVRSQQTRQGLDKIVGYKISPFLWNVVLRGLSAGRVQSVALRLICEREAEINRFEIQEYWTIGAEFMTPGKESFRTKLVRFDGDKPEITNQTQAEAIAALVREGNYSVSEIAPRIQQRKPPLPFTTSLLQQAASNQLGFGSQKTMRIAQQLYEGIDLGAEGAAGLITYMRTDSTRIGTEAVAQARAYIDNQFGKEYIGFGGAAKSGKNAQDAHEAIRPTSIAKKPEQVRQFLSAEQFKLYELIWKRFLAAMMAPAKIEQTRVDVEDQSARFLFRATGNRILFPGFMRVYDDQRELDYEAQRSTKEDVEKEPTVQLPERIAVKESLALEDVDRKQSFTRPPARYSEATLVKDLDNYGIGRPSTYASIFSTLQDRRYVELEKKKIIPTELGKDVSLILVANFPDLFNVGFTAFMEDELDKVASGEDEYEQVLDNFYKPLETVLSLRKSDPLIPQNSETTTCEKCGVGQMVVKWTASGKFLGCSHYPKCKNIKTIATNKEKPKDSGIVCPSCKEGHMLLRKGRLGAFLACSNYPKCNTLLNLNKQRHIEPLKTPPVLTDILCAKCGAPLYLRSGKRGLWLGCSKFPKCRGRLAWSTLDETARNRWEAVMAEHQKAHPAVTLTMTDGKPVPMTIPVDDIISRAEESGLLTAPAEAVAEVTA; this is encoded by the coding sequence ATGGCTTCAAAAGCTGCAACACCATCTGCCAGAAACAGGACCCTGATTGTAGTCGAATCCCCCTCAAAGGCAAAAACAATCAATAAATATCTTGGCGACAAGTATACCGTCTTTGCGTCAGTCGGCCATATCAAGGATCTGCCGAAAAAAGAGATCGGTCTTGACTTTGAGCATCACTACGAACCGCGGTATGAGATCATTGCAGGAAAGGAAAAAGTTGTCCGGCAGTTAAAAAAACTTGCCGCAGAAGCTGATGAAATCCTCATCGCCACTGACCCTGACCGCGAAGGCGAAGCAATTGCATGGCATATTTCAAACGAGATCGGAGCAACAAAAAAACCGGTCTTCCGGGTGCTCTTTAATGAGATCACCAAAAATGCGATCATTGCAGCTATCCAGGAGCCCCGCCAGATTGACTACCGGCTTGTCCGCTCCCAGCAGACCCGTCAGGGGCTTGACAAAATAGTAGGCTACAAGATCAGTCCGTTTTTATGGAATGTTGTCCTGCGCGGTCTCTCGGCAGGCAGAGTCCAGTCTGTTGCGCTCAGACTGATCTGTGAGCGTGAAGCTGAAATCAATCGCTTCGAAATTCAGGAGTACTGGACAATCGGCGCGGAGTTCATGACTCCGGGAAAAGAGTCGTTCAGAACAAAACTTGTCCGCTTCGACGGTGACAAACCGGAGATAACCAATCAGACTCAGGCCGAAGCGATAGCTGCACTCGTCAGGGAGGGGAACTACTCGGTATCGGAGATCGCGCCCAGGATACAGCAGCGAAAACCGCCACTGCCATTCACCACGTCACTGCTTCAGCAGGCAGCTTCAAACCAGCTTGGTTTCGGTTCACAGAAAACCATGCGTATTGCCCAGCAGCTCTATGAGGGAATCGATCTCGGTGCGGAAGGGGCTGCGGGTCTCATTACCTATATGAGAACAGACTCGACACGCATAGGCACGGAAGCCGTTGCCCAGGCAAGAGCCTATATCGACAACCAGTTCGGCAAGGAGTATATCGGATTTGGCGGTGCGGCAAAGTCCGGAAAGAATGCCCAGGACGCCCATGAAGCCATACGACCGACCTCTATTGCAAAAAAGCCTGAACAGGTCCGCCAGTTCCTCTCTGCAGAGCAGTTCAAACTCTATGAACTGATCTGGAAACGGTTTCTGGCTGCAATGATGGCCCCTGCAAAAATTGAGCAGACCAGAGTTGACGTAGAAGATCAATCCGCAAGATTTCTCTTTCGTGCAACCGGAAACAGGATCCTATTCCCCGGCTTCATGCGGGTCTATGACGACCAGAGAGAGCTGGATTACGAAGCACAGCGATCCACAAAGGAGGATGTAGAAAAGGAGCCGACCGTTCAGCTCCCGGAACGCATTGCCGTAAAAGAGTCTCTCGCGCTCGAAGATGTTGACCGCAAGCAGAGCTTCACCCGTCCTCCGGCACGATACAGCGAGGCGACACTCGTCAAGGATCTTGATAATTACGGTATAGGCCGGCCGTCAACCTATGCATCCATTTTCTCAACTCTGCAGGATCGACGCTATGTCGAGCTTGAGAAGAAAAAGATCATTCCTACCGAACTCGGCAAGGATGTTTCGCTGATTCTCGTTGCCAACTTTCCCGACCTCTTCAATGTCGGCTTTACGGCATTCATGGAGGATGAGCTGGACAAGGTGGCAAGCGGAGAGGATGAGTATGAACAGGTGCTGGACAACTTCTACAAACCGCTTGAAACCGTCCTGAGCCTTCGCAAAAGCGATCCGCTTATCCCGCAGAACAGCGAAACCACTACCTGTGAAAAATGTGGTGTGGGTCAGATGGTTGTCAAATGGACGGCGAGCGGAAAATTTCTCGGCTGTTCACACTATCCCAAGTGCAAAAACATCAAGACGATCGCCACCAACAAGGAGAAGCCGAAAGACAGCGGAATTGTCTGCCCTTCATGCAAGGAGGGACATATGCTGCTCCGCAAGGGGCGGCTGGGCGCATTTCTTGCCTGTTCGAACTATCCGAAGTGTAACACACTGCTGAATCTCAATAAACAGCGCCACATTGAACCGTTGAAGACCCCGCCGGTGCTGACTGATATTCTCTGCGCAAAGTGCGGCGCTCCGCTCTACCTCAGAAGCGGGAAAAGAGGTCTCTGGCTCGGCTGTTCAAAATTCCCGAAATGCCGCGGGCGTCTTGCCTGGAGCACACTCGACGAAACCGCCCGGAACCGCTGGGAAGCGGTAATGGCTGAACATCAGAAAGCTCACCCAGCCGTAACGCTCACCATGACGGATGGCAAGCCGGTTCCGATGACCATTCCCGTTGATGACATTATTTCGAGGGCTGAAGAGTCCGGACTTCTCACAGCTCCGGCAGAAGCTGTGGCCGAAGTCACTGCATAA
- a CDS encoding N-acetylmuramoyl-L-alanine amidase family protein — translation MPDVIRHSIYRIALVLLVTVLQLFSLSLFAASPPLTYGPTTVPVQVNMGVDQRYTIKILAMRSGNTLMVDIGSMARALRMSFHSEGGTYDIEESLDSPGSRCRVEPGNHFASVVSKDPEGRQRIIQLNAAPLRIESRSYLPVTQACRLFTVWLDREIVYSYSSGRITAWLKGKRFAESVASIGVVKSDDQNDLTRKTASAEEAKTVITGIEVENRANGAIITFAATGAPAQASLLKPDAEGTAYFSLQNGQCDGDALSKIYGSGVVRVITPKQFEGGGLQFAITLDNKAFIINSVEFQRDAKKNRYQLYIRSKADVQEIRKREKEEQIARVINRDVEKWKLNTVVLDAGHGGKDPGAIGGNGTREKDVVLNIVHDLGNFIEQNWPDVNVIYTRKDDTFIPLHERGKIANRAGGKLFISVHCNASPNRSARGSEVYILGLHKTQAALDVALFENSVIRKEDDYQLQYKGFSEEHLIMSSMAQNAFARQSTSLAQDILKPVEKIPGNNGRGVRQAGFMVLWTPSMPSALVEVGYLSNYDEERVLRDRQEQAKIAYGIFKGLESYRKNYETTTMASMGK, via the coding sequence ATGCCTGACGTCATCCGTCATAGTATCTATCGAATCGCTCTGGTTCTGCTGGTGACGGTGCTGCAGCTCTTCTCCCTATCGCTTTTTGCAGCATCACCACCACTTACCTACGGCCCGACAACGGTTCCCGTACAGGTAAATATGGGTGTTGACCAGCGCTATACCATCAAGATTCTTGCCATGAGAAGCGGCAATACGCTGATGGTTGATATTGGCTCCATGGCCAGGGCGTTGCGTATGAGCTTTCATAGTGAGGGCGGCACCTATGATATCGAGGAGTCGCTGGATAGTCCGGGTTCGCGCTGCAGGGTTGAGCCCGGCAACCATTTTGCCAGTGTTGTTTCCAAGGATCCTGAAGGTCGGCAACGAATTATTCAACTTAACGCCGCACCGCTACGGATAGAGTCAAGGAGCTATCTTCCGGTTACCCAGGCGTGCCGGCTTTTTACCGTCTGGCTTGACAGGGAGATTGTCTACAGCTATTCCTCAGGAAGGATCACCGCCTGGCTAAAAGGAAAGCGGTTTGCTGAATCAGTCGCGTCAATAGGCGTAGTAAAAAGTGATGATCAAAATGATCTGACCCGCAAAACGGCGTCAGCTGAAGAAGCAAAAACAGTGATAACGGGCATTGAAGTTGAGAATCGTGCAAATGGAGCAATCATAACCTTTGCCGCTACCGGCGCTCCAGCCCAGGCTTCGCTTCTCAAGCCTGATGCCGAGGGAACGGCCTATTTTTCACTCCAGAATGGGCAGTGTGACGGTGATGCGCTTTCGAAAATTTATGGCAGCGGGGTTGTCAGGGTCATTACGCCGAAACAGTTTGAAGGTGGCGGATTACAGTTTGCTATCACGCTCGACAACAAGGCATTTATTATTAATTCCGTCGAATTTCAGCGGGACGCCAAAAAAAACCGTTATCAGCTCTATATCCGCAGTAAAGCTGATGTGCAGGAGATCCGCAAAAGGGAAAAGGAGGAGCAGATCGCCAGGGTTATCAATCGGGATGTTGAAAAGTGGAAACTCAATACGGTAGTTCTTGACGCCGGTCATGGAGGCAAGGATCCCGGAGCTATTGGAGGCAATGGTACCAGGGAGAAGGATGTTGTCCTGAACATTGTCCATGATCTCGGAAACTTTATAGAGCAGAATTGGCCGGATGTGAACGTGATCTACACCAGAAAGGATGACACCTTCATCCCTCTGCATGAACGGGGGAAAATAGCTAACAGAGCAGGAGGAAAACTCTTCATCAGCGTCCACTGCAATGCAAGTCCGAATCGATCAGCCCGGGGCTCCGAGGTCTATATTCTCGGTCTGCACAAAACGCAGGCAGCGCTTGATGTGGCTCTGTTTGAAAACTCGGTTATCCGCAAGGAGGATGACTATCAGTTGCAGTATAAAGGGTTTTCAGAGGAACATCTCATTATGAGCAGTATGGCGCAGAACGCCTTTGCCCGGCAGTCTACTTCGCTTGCCCAGGATATTCTCAAGCCGGTCGAAAAAATTCCGGGCAATAATGGTCGAGGTGTTCGTCAGGCAGGATTTATGGTTTTATGGACACCCTCCATGCCGAGTGCTCTTGTCGAAGTTGGCTACCTCTCGAATTACGACGAAGAGCGCGTTCTTCGGGATCGCCAGGAGCAGGCCAAAATAGCCTATGGTATTTTCAAAGGGCTGGAGAGCTATCGGAAGAATTACGAAACCACTACCATGGCTTCCATGGGGAAGTGA
- a CDS encoding biotin--[acetyl-CoA-carboxylase] ligase, which produces MNNLSAQILCRLATTGDFLSGEELCREFGVTRSAVWKHIRLLRSEGYQLDAVTGRGYRLTALTGRAVSAEVEPFLSTRCFGRNLFYHETTDSTNLQAKALAVRGSVEGTVVAADSQTGGRGRMGRSWNSPAGKNLYFTLILRPEVPSLRVPQLTLLVAVALHRALVRFVPDLQPKIKWPNDILVNEKKICGVLCEMQSEPDCTHFVVVGLGINVNQSEFPAELEGRATSLFLESGRSFSKPELLAAFLNQFEPLYDRWLIEEDLGFVLSYIEGHSLLQSRVVLVEQFNRTISGTVSGIAKGGELMLEGDDGGTVLVSSGEAHLSKSN; this is translated from the coding sequence ATGAACAATCTCTCCGCACAGATTCTCTGTCGCCTTGCAACTACAGGAGATTTTTTATCAGGTGAAGAGCTTTGCCGGGAATTCGGGGTAACCAGAAGTGCCGTATGGAAGCACATTCGACTGCTTCGCAGCGAAGGTTATCAGCTTGATGCCGTAACAGGCCGGGGATACCGGCTGACCGCTCTGACCGGCAGAGCTGTTTCGGCTGAAGTGGAACCGTTTCTTTCGACACGATGTTTCGGGAGGAACCTCTTCTATCACGAAACTACCGATTCCACCAATCTCCAGGCTAAAGCGCTCGCCGTCAGGGGTTCTGTGGAAGGCACCGTTGTTGCTGCCGATTCCCAGACAGGGGGAAGGGGAAGAATGGGCCGGAGCTGGAACTCTCCTGCAGGAAAAAATCTCTACTTCACCCTGATTCTGCGCCCGGAAGTACCATCCCTGCGTGTTCCCCAGCTTACGCTGCTTGTCGCTGTTGCTCTTCACCGGGCATTGGTCCGCTTTGTTCCCGATCTTCAGCCGAAGATCAAGTGGCCGAACGACATTCTCGTCAATGAAAAGAAGATTTGCGGTGTGCTGTGTGAAATGCAGTCGGAACCTGATTGTACACACTTCGTTGTTGTCGGGCTCGGTATCAATGTCAATCAGTCAGAGTTTCCGGCCGAACTTGAGGGACGCGCTACCTCGCTCTTTCTGGAGAGCGGTCGATCCTTTTCAAAGCCGGAGCTGCTTGCCGCTTTTCTGAACCAGTTTGAGCCCCTTTATGATCGCTGGCTGATTGAAGAGGATCTTGGTTTTGTGCTCTCCTATATCGAAGGACATTCACTTCTTCAGTCAAGAGTTGTCCTGGTTGAGCAGTTTAACCGGACAATAAGCGGAACCGTTTCGGGTATCGCAAAGGGTGGCGAGCTGATGCTTGAGGGTGATGATGGCGGCACGGTTCTGGTGTCATCGGGCGAAGCCCATCTTTCAAAAAGCAATTAA
- the bioB gene encoding biotin synthase BioB, giving the protein MDQKALHPHIIAAYRVLETGEPISQADALRLATVPGELSLDLASLANKVKNRYASKEESLYSCSIMNAKSGVCGENCKFCAQSRHNRADIEVYDLVDEESVLLEARNCYSSGVSHFGIVTSGYGYKKINGEFQRVLAMIDRLHAELPSLNICASLGILGEEPAAALAAHGISHYNINIQVAPDRYHDLIADTHSVEERIETIKRLRKNNISVCCGGIMGVGESMQERIAMIFALQELDVSVIPLNVLVPIDGTPLEGKEPLSVADIVKTFAICRLAHPDKIIKFAAGRETVMKDFQGLLMLSGANGFLTGGYLTTRGRDTAEDQRFAGQIESFN; this is encoded by the coding sequence ATGGACCAGAAGGCACTTCATCCTCATATTATTGCTGCTTACCGTGTGCTTGAAACCGGAGAGCCGATTTCACAAGCTGATGCGCTCCGGCTTGCGACGGTGCCGGGAGAACTCTCCCTTGATCTCGCCTCGCTGGCAAACAAGGTGAAAAACCGCTATGCCTCAAAGGAGGAGTCTCTGTATTCGTGCTCTATCATGAATGCCAAATCGGGAGTGTGTGGTGAAAACTGCAAGTTCTGCGCCCAGTCGCGCCATAACCGGGCCGATATTGAGGTTTATGATCTGGTTGATGAAGAGTCGGTCCTGCTTGAGGCTCGCAACTGTTATTCCTCGGGTGTTTCCCATTTCGGTATTGTCACCAGCGGCTACGGGTATAAAAAGATAAACGGCGAGTTTCAGCGGGTGCTTGCTATGATCGACCGGCTGCATGCCGAACTTCCCTCCCTGAACATCTGTGCCTCGCTTGGCATTCTCGGTGAAGAGCCTGCCGCTGCCCTTGCCGCTCATGGAATCTCCCACTACAATATCAATATCCAGGTTGCACCCGACCGCTACCATGATCTGATTGCCGATACACACTCGGTTGAAGAGCGTATCGAGACGATCAAACGGCTGCGAAAGAACAATATTTCGGTCTGCTGCGGTGGCATTATGGGTGTCGGAGAGAGCATGCAGGAGCGTATTGCCATGATTTTTGCACTTCAGGAGCTTGATGTATCGGTCATACCGCTCAATGTACTGGTGCCGATTGATGGTACTCCACTTGAGGGAAAAGAGCCGCTCTCTGTGGCCGATATCGTGAAAACCTTTGCTATCTGCCGCCTGGCGCATCCGGATAAAATTATCAAGTTTGCTGCCGGCAGGGAGACGGTTATGAAGGATTTTCAGGGTCTACTTATGCTTTCAGGTGCAAACGG